The following DNA comes from Salmo trutta chromosome 15, fSalTru1.1, whole genome shotgun sequence.
acagtggtgggtctaatagaacaggagagaaatgacatagtggtgggtctaatagaacaggagagaaatgacatagtggtgggtctaatagaacaggagagaaatgacatagtggtgggtctaatagaacaggagagaaatgacatagtggtgggtttaatagaacaggagagaaatgacatagtggtgggtctaatagaacaggagagaaatgacatagtggtgggtctaatagaacaggagagacatgacatagtggtgggtctaatagaacaggagagaaatgacatagtggtgggtcctatagaacaggagagaaatgacatagtgatgggtccagtagaacaggagagaaatgacatagtggtgtcTCTAATAGAACagcagagaaatgacatagtggtgggtctaatagaacaggagagaaatgacatagtggtgggtctaatagaacaggagagaaatgacatagtggtgggtctaatagaacaggagagaaatgacatagtggtgggtccagtagaacaggagagaaatgacatagtggtgggtctaatagaacaggagagaaatgacatagtggtgggtctaatagaacaggagagaaatgacatagtggtgggtctaatagaacaggagagacatgacatagtggtgggtctaatagaacaggagagaaatgacatagtggtgggtctaatagaacaggagagaatgacatagtggtgggtctaatagaacaggagagaaatgacatagtggtgggtctaatagaacaggagagaaatgacatagtggtgggtctaatagaacaggagagaaatgacatagtggtgggtctaatagaacaggagagaaatgacatagtggtgggtctaatagaacaggagagaaatgacatagtggtgggtctcatagaacaggagagaaatgacatagtggtgggtctaatagaacaggagagaaatgacatagtggtgggtctaatagaacaggagagaaatgacatagtggtgggtctaatagaacaggagagaaatgacattgGTGGTGGtttaatagaacaggagagaaatgacatagtggtgggtctaatagaacaggagagaaatgacatagtggtgggtctaatagaacaggagagaaatgacatagtggtgggtctaatagaacaggagagaaatgacatagtggtgggtctaatagaacaggagagaaatgacatagtggtgggtctaatagaacaggagagaaatgacatagtggtgggtctaatatagaacaggagagaaatgacatagtggtgggtctaatagaacaggagagaaatgacatagtggtgggtctaatagaacaggagagaaatgacatagtggtgggtctaatagaacaggagagaaatgacatagtggtgggtctaatagaacaggagagaaatgacatagtggtgggtctaatagaacaggagagaaatgacatagtggtgggtctaatagaacaggagagaaatgacatagtggtgggtctaatagaacaggagagaaatgacatagtggtgggtctaatagaacaggagagaaatgacatagtggtgggtctaatagaacaggagagaaatgacatagtggtgggtccaatagaacaggagagaaatgacatagtggtgggtctaatagaacaggagagaaatgacatagtggtgggtctaatagaacaggagagaaatgacatagtggtgggtctaatagaacaggagagaaatggacatagtggtgggtctaatagaacaggagagaaatgacatagtggtgggtctaatagaacaggagagaaatggcatagtggtgggtctaatagaacaggagagaaatgacatagtggtggggtccaatagaacaggagagaaatgacatagtggtgggtccaatagaacaggagagaaatgacatagtggtgggtcctatagaacaggagagaaatgacatagtggtgggtctaatagaacaggagagaaatgacatagtggtgggtctaatagaacaggagggaaatgacatagtggtgggtccaatagaacaggagagaaatgacatagtgatgggtctaatagaacaggagagaaatgacatagtggtgggtcctatagaacaggagagaaatgacatagtggtgggtccagtagaacaggagagaaatgacatagtggtgtcTCTAATTGAACagcagagaaatgacatagtagagaaatgacatagtggtgggtctaatagaacaggagagaaatgacacagtggtgggtctaatagaacaggagagaaatgacatagtggtgggtctaatagaacaggagagaaatgacatagtggtgggtctaatagaacaggagagaaatgacatagtggtgggtctaatagaacaggagagaaatgacatagtggtgggtttaatagaacaggagagaaatgacatagtggtgggtctaatagaacaggagagaaatgacatagtggtgggtctaatagaacaggagagacatgacatagtggtgggtctaatagaacaggagagaaatgacatagtggtgggtcctatagaacaggagagaaatgacatagtgatgggtccagtagaacaggagagaaatgacatagtggtgtcTCTAATAGAACagcagagaaatgacatagtggtgggtctaatagaacaggagagaaatgacatagtggtgggtctaatagaacaggagagaaatgacacagtggtgggtctaatagaacaggagagaaatgacatagtggtgggtctaatagaacaggagagaaatgacatagtggtgggtctaatagaacaggagagaaatgacatagtggtgggtctaatagaacaggagagaaatgacatagtggtgagtctaatagaacaggagagaaatgacatagtggtgggtctaatagaacaggagagaaatgacatagtggtgggtcctatagaacaggagagaaatgacatagtggtgggtctaatagaacaggagagaaatgacatagtgttgggtctaatagaacaggagagaaatgacatagtggtgggtactatagaacaggagagaaatgacatagtggtgggtctaatagaacaggagagacatgacatagtggtgggtctaatagaacaggagagaaatgacatagtggtgggtctaatagaacaggagagaaatgacatagtggtgggtctaatagaacaggagagaaatgacatagtggtgggtctaatagaacaggagagaaatgacatagtggtgggtctaatagaacaggagagaaatgacatagtggtgggtctaatagaacaggagagaaaggacatagtggtgggtttaatagaacaggagagaaatgacatagtggtgggtctaatagaacaggagagaaatgacatagtggtgggtctaatagaacaggagagaaatgacatagtggtgggtctaatagaacaggagagaaatgacatagtggtgggtctaatagaacaggagagaaatgacatagtggtgggtctaatagaacaggagagaaatgacatagtggtgggtctaatagaacaggagagaaatgacatagtgatgggtctaatagaacaggagagaaatgacatagtgatgggtctaatagaacaggagagaaatgacatagtggtgggtcctatagaacaggagagaaatgacatagtggtgggtccagtagaacaggagagaaatgacatagtggtgggtctaatagaacaggagagaaatgacatagtggtgggtcctatagaacaggagagaaatgacatagtggtgggtctaatagaacaggagagaaatgacatagtggtgggtctaatagaacaggagagaaatgacatagtggtgggtccagtagaacaggagagaaatgacatagtggtgggtctaatagaacaggagagaaatgacatagtggtgggtccagtagaacaggagagaaattacAGAGTTACACGTgtgataaacaaacgtacagtcaataacacaatagataaatCTATCATCGCCGtcatgtgcaaatgaagtaaggagggaTGGCAATAAATGGGTAACTACAGAGGTAATTActatttagcaattaacactggagtgaagaaaaaaaatagctGTGTTTCAGTTAACAAatgtcaccagtagtaaatgtactGTTACTTCCTGTCATTTGGTTACATTCTTTTCTGTtaatgtattaattacagtcatttaccgttgtcattctcggagtggaaacGTTGTCTGTTTaaaacctgctacacttgtgagaacccagttttggtttatttcagaaCCATCATTTACAAGATTTGTCCATTTTTTTCAATGTCTTTTTGTTTGGAGTtctccatgtgagcaatgagcatgtctggtttctctgtcctgatcatgttgagggagcgcgtgtctggtttctctatcctgatcatgttgagggagcgcgtgtctggtttctctgtcctgatcatgttgagggagcgcgtgtctggtttctctgtcctgatcatgttgagggagcgcgtgtctggtttctctgtcctgatcatgttgagggagcgcgtgtctggtttctctgtcctgatcatgttgagggagcgcgtgtctggtttctctgtcctgatcatgttgagggagcgcgtgtctggtttctctgtcctgatcatgttgagggagcgcgcaCCCTCATTCATACTGGGTTCCTTACAAACAACAGGATTTGGCACAACCTTCCCTCCAGCCAAATAATTTCCCAATATGAATGAGACCCCCTTCACCGGTAGGCAAGGCCTCACTCCAACGACAACGGAATGAGACATGAGATCAGATTCCAGTTCCACATTATAAACGGAACTTCCATGCAACCATCTTCACGCCTTGTACTGACACACTGGAACCAGTTGCTTAAGTGTCAAAGGCAAAACACCCTCCAACATGAAgggcttccccagtatagtactgtagaaacaccctccaacatgaagggcttccccagtatagtactgtagaaacaccctccaacatgaagggcttccccagtatagtactgtagaaacaccctccAACATGAAGGGCTTCCCGAGTATAGTACTGTTTTAAGgttataccaaggataatttGGCGTTCTGATTTTGAGTTGTAAGATACCTTGAAATatcaacaaaaaatattcaaaagtTAATTCATGTAAAAAAATGATTAGGCCATACTGCTGTAACCCATAGTAACACATTgcataacattcacaacatggaacaacagtaaccatagtaacacattgcgtaacattcacaacatggaacaacagtaaccatagtaacacattggataacattcacaacatggaacaacagtaaccatagtaacaTTGTTTCCCCCAGaacatctaaaggaagtttgttctgaagtgtctgtcctgaaTCTGAGAGATAAAATGTATCTGAGATATATACAAAATAGAACGTGCACGTCTTTAACTCCTTATTTATGTCACTAaagtctttccacattttgttacgttacagccttattctactaTGGATTAAATAtcaatctacagtcgtggccaaaagttttgagtgacacaaatattaatttccacaaagtttgctgcttcagtgtcttttacatatttttgtcagatgttactatggaatactgacgtacaattacaagcatttcataagtgtcaaaggcttgtattgacaattacatgaagttgatgcaaagagtcaatatttcaatatttccagtgttgacccttctttttcaagacctttgcaatccgccctggcatgctgtcaattaacttctgggccacatcctgactgatggcagcccattcatgcataatcaatgcttggagtttgtcagaatttgtggggttttgtttgtccacccgcctcttgaggattgaccacaagttctcaatgggattaaggtctggggagtttcctggccatggacccaaaatattgatgttttgttccccgagccacttggtTATCACTTTTGCGTTATGGCAAGGTGccccatcatgctggaaaaggcattgttcgtcaccaaactgttcctggattgttgggggaagttgctctcggaggatgtgttggtaccattctttattcatggctgtgttcttaggcataattgtgagtgagcccactcccttggctgagaagcaaccccacacatgaatggtctccggatgctttactgttggcatgacacatgactgatggtagcactcaccttgtcttctccggacaagcttttttccagatgccccaaacaatcggaaaggggattcatcagagaaaatgacttaaccccagtcctcagcagtccaacccctgtaccttttgcagaatatcagtctgtccctgatgtttttcctggagagaagtggcttctttgctgcccttcttgacaccaggccatcctccaaaagtcttcacttcactgtgcgtgcagatgcactcacacctgcctgctgccattcctgagcaagctctgtactggtggtgccccgatcccgcagctgaatcaactttaggagacggtcctggcgcttgctggactttcttgcgtgccctgaagccttcttcacaacaattgaaccgctctccttgaagttcttgatgatctgataaatggttgatttaggtgcaaccttactggcagcaatatccttgcctgtgaagcccttttttgtgtaaagcaatgatgacagaacatgtttccttgcaggtaaccatggatgacaaaggaagaacaatgattccaagcaccaccctccttttgaagcttccagtctgttattcgaactcaatcagcatgacagagtgatctccagccttgtccttgtcaacactcacacctgtgttaacctgtttaggatagggggcagtattttcacggccggataaaaaaatgtacccgatttaatcttgttattactcctgcccagaaactagaatatgcatataattatttgatttggatagaaaagaccctaaagtttcttaaactgtttgaatggtgtctgtgagtataacagaactcagaaCTTTTTcgctgcagtccctgggcgaaaaacagtagggcttttggaaagtggtcgttctgagaacaatgacacgggtgcgcgcgtgcatgtgaagactccgttttctattttcagtgtttgaacgaaaacaaggtctcccggtcggaatgttatcgctattttacgagaaaaatcgcataaaaattgattttaaacagcttcgaagtacggtaatggaatattttgaatttttttgtcacgatatgcgccggcgcgtcacccttcggatagtgtcttgaacgcaagaacaaaatgcagctatttggatataactatggattatttggaaccaaaactacattgggtgttgaagtagaagtcctgggagtgcattctgacgaagaacagcaaaggtaatccaatttttcttatagtaaatctgagtttggtgagtgccaaacttggtgggtgtcaaaatagctagccatgatggctgggctatctactcagaatattgcaaaatgtgctttcaccgaaaagctatttaaaatcggacaccgcgattgcataaaggagttctgtatctataattcttaaaataattgttacgtttttttgtgaatgtttatcgtgagtaatttagtaaattcaccggaagttttcggtgggtatgctagttctgaacgtcacatgctaatgtaaaaagctgttttttgatataaatatgaacttgattgaacaaaacatgcatgtattgtataacataatgtcctaggagtgtcatctgatgaagatcatcaaaggttagtgctgcgttTAGCtggggttttggtttttgtgacattatatgctaacttgaaaaatgggtgtgtgattatttctggctgggtactctcctgacataatctaatattttgctttcgttgtaaagcctttttgaaatcggatgatgtggttagataaaggagagtcttgtctttaaaatggtgtaaaatagtcataggtttgaaaaatggacgttttgggatttctgaggtgtttgtaattcgcgccacgctctatcattggatattggcgaggcgttcctctagcggcacatctagatgtaagaggttaacgagagaatcactgacatgatgtcagctggtccttttgtggcagggctgaaatgcagtggaaatgtttttttgggattcagttaatttgcatggcaaagagggactttgcaattaattgcaattcatctgctcactcttcataacattctggagtatatgcaaattgccatcatacaatctgaggcagcagactttgtgaaaatgtatatttgtgtcattctcaaaacctttggccacgactgtacacacaatacctcataatgaaaaaGCTCAAATAGGTTTGTAGAAAACATGTCACATTTATTAATAagaaaaaacagataccttatgtacataagtattcagaccctttgctatgagacttgaaattgatctcaggtgcatactgtttccattgatcattgttgagatgtttatacaacttgattggagtccacctgtggtaaattcaattgattggacatgatttggaaaggcacacacctgtctggctaccacagcattctgaagcgatacgccatcccatctggtttgcgcttagtgggactatcatttgtttttcagcaggacaatgacccaacacacctccaggctgtgtaagggctatttgaccaaaaaggagagtgatggagtgctgcatcagatgacccggcctccacaatcacccgacctcaacccaatttttatttattttattatttatttttacctttatttaactaggcaagtcagttacgaacaaattcttattttcaatgacggcctaggaacagtgggttaactgccttgttcaggggcagaacaacagatttataccttgtcagctcggggatttgaacttgcaacctttcggttactctaaccactaggctacgctgccggcCCAATTGcgacggtttgggatgagttggaccgcagagtgaaggtaaagcagccaacaagtgctcagcatatgtgggaactccttcaagactgttggaaaagcattccaggtgaagctggttgagacactgccaagagtgtgcaaagctggcaaagggtggctactttgaagaatctaaaatatattttgatttgtttgccacttttttggttactacatgattccatatgtgttatttcatggttttcatgtcttcactgttattctacaatgtagaaaatagtaaaaataaagaaaacccctggaatgagtaggtgtgtcccaacttttgactggtactgtatatctcatgAATGTTTTTACATTCAGTTACATGAAGTCACTTTCTTACCACTTCTTCCATAGGCAAACATGTAAGGAAAgcttctttttttaaatcaaaagggatgctgccaaaaatgtattgaattcaaatggatttacccagcCTACAAAGCACTACAGCCACTCTGTGATGACCAGTTCTGCTCTTTTTGAGGGATCTAGTCtagattaaacctcataggaagacagttttatcatgtggaggtttcattcaggtctctgtttaaCGAGATCCTCTGTTTGTCTTTTGGCAGGAGAGAtaccagactctcactctgacagcgggaagagtccttcaggggaaccagacccagagacgcccaaaacagcgagacaacaccactgctcccactgtgaaaagagttttcgctggttagggaacctgaaactgcatgagaggacacacacgggagaaaagcctttccaatgctcccagtgtggaaagagttttgctgtgttagctaacctgaagaggcatgagagaatacacactggagaaaggccttatcactgttcccaatGTGGAATGAGTTTTAATCAGGATGGGGACCTAAAAGCTCATAAGAggaaacacacaggagaaaagcctttccaatgttcccagtgtggaaagagttttactaagATAGGGCAATTAAAagaacatgagagaatacacaaaggagaaaagccattccaatgttcccattgtggaaagagttttacccggaTAGGAAACCTAAAAAAGCATGCGAGACTACACAccggagaaaagccttaccaatgttcccagtgtggaaagagttttgccgtgttagctaacctgaaaaggcatgagagaatacacacaggagaaaagccttatcactgttcccactgtggaatgagttttattCAGTTATGGGACCTACAAGCTCatgagaggatacacacaggagaaaagcctttcgaatgttcccagtgtggaaagagttttactcagaTCGGTCACCTGAAAGCTCatgagaggatacacacaggagaaaagccttaccaatgttcccagtgtgaaaaGTGTTTTACCATGTTAactaacctgaaaaggcatgaaagaatacacacaggagaaaagcatTTTCTGCTCCCAGTGTAAAAATTGATTTTCTCGAATGGCGGACCTAAAAGCTCAtgaggggatagagaggagaaaagcctttccaatgttcccagtttcgaaagggttttacctggttaGGGAGCCTGAAGGAGCATAAGAGTACACACACGATAAAAGTCCagtcaatgctctctctctgtgtggaaggacattttcccagtcagagaacctgaaatcacatgagagaatagaaaGGCTGTATTCTGACTTATATTTTTGACTGAAaatctgtgtttttgttttgtgccacattaaatcatattgtttaTGATTAtacctgtccatataaggtcccacagttggcaatgcatgtcagagcaaattccaagccataaggtcgaagaaattgtccatagagctctgagacaggatagtgtcgatgcacagatctggggaaaggtaccaaaaaatatctgcagatttgaaggtccccaaaaacacagtggccgccatcattcttaaatagaagaagtttggaaccaccaagactcttcctagagctggccgcacggccaaactgagcaatcgggggagaaggaccttggtcagggaggtgaccaagaacccgatgttcactctgacaaagttccagagttcctctgtggagatgggagaaccttccagaaggacaatcatctctgcagcactccaacaatcaggcctttatggtagagtggccagacggaggccactcctcagtaaaaggcacatgacagcctgcttggagtttaccaaaaggcacctaaagactctcagaccatgagaaacaagattctctggtctgatgaaacccagattgaactctttggcctgaatgccaagcggctCGCCTGGCGtaaagcgtggtggtggcagcatcatgctgtggggatgtttttcagcggcagggactgggagactagacaggatcaagggaaagatgaacagagtgcagagagatccttgatgaaaacctgctacagagagctcaggacctcagactggggtgaaggttcacctaccaaaaggacaatgaccttaagcccaCAGCCAACAATACcagagttgcttcgggacaagtctctgaataaccttgagtggcccagccagagcctggacttgaacccgatcggagacctgaaaatagctgtgcagcgtcgctccccatccaacctgacaaagcttgagaggatctgcagagaagaatgggagaaactccccaaatacaggtgtgccaagcttgtagcgtcatactccaGAAGACtggaagctgtaatcgctgccaaaggtgtttcaacaaagtacgcagtaaacggtctgaatacttcagtttattttaataaattagcaaaaaaaatctaaaaccgttttttggtttgtcattatggggtattgtgatgtcattatggggtattgtgatgtcattatgggttatgcATTGATTGAGTATTTaaattttttatccattttagaataaggctgtaacgtaacaaaatgtgtaaaaagtgaaggggtttgaatactttccaaatgcactgtgttgttacatcatgtaggagcagtatagacctagtctgttcattatatacatctacatgatgtattgttacaccatgtagcagcagtata
Coding sequences within:
- the LOC115148380 gene encoding zinc finger protein 239, whose amino-acid sequence is GEKPFSCDQCGKSFTASDHLTVHQRTHTGEKPYSCDQCGKSFTTSSILTVHQRKHTGEKPYSCDQCGKSFGQSGHLTVHQRTHTGEKPYSCGKCGKSFGQSGDLTVHQRTHTGEKPYSCGKCGKSFAHEWNLKLHERTHTGEKPFQCSQCGKSFAVLANLKRHERIHTGERPYHCSQCGMSFNQDGDLKAHKRKHTGEKPFQCSQCGKSFTKIGQLKEHERIHKGEKPFQCSHCGKSFTRIGNLKKHARLHTGEKPYQCSQCGKSFAVLANLKRHERIHTGEKPYHCSHCGMSFIQLWDLQAHERIHTGEKPFECSQCGKSFTQIGHLKAHERIHTGEKPYQCSQCEKCFTMLTNLKRHERIHTGEKHFLLPV